In Tenebrio molitor chromosome 1, icTenMoli1.1, whole genome shotgun sequence, the sequence aactTATCATTGCTCATGTACTATATTTAGATTACATGTCATGGAATTCCGTGGTTTGCATTTTGGATTGCTTTTACATGgctttttaataattcttcACTTGTACAAATGCAAGTCAACATGTTAATTGGTAAGATGACATTGCTCTTTGTGCTGTATCATTacttacaaaattttcttgCAGGCCTTTTTTtggatattatttttatagctGTAGCGAAAGCGTACTTTCGTCGTCGAAGACCTGTGGCAAATACTGATGATGCATTAGGACAAATAGGACCAGATGTATTTAGCTTTCCTTCAGGCCATGCCAGTCGAGCAGTTTTTGTAGCATATTTCTTCATCAATCTTTACCAGTTACCTGTTTTATGTGTACCCCCTTTAATAGCTTGGGTGACAGCAATTTGTCTTAGTAGGATCTTGATGAACAGGCATTACATTTTGGATGTTGTAGGTGGAATTTGTTTTGGATTAATTGTGGCCTGGATCATAAGTTTTATTTGGCTTGATGCAGATGCCGCCAACTatttaatgtcatttttgtctgACGATAAAATTGACGGTGGTGACTACCACGTgtgatatgtttttttttatgtttgagtgaaaaataaaagcatCTTTACCATTTATTAGTTTATTAAGAATTTTTATACAttgagttacacaaaatagcGACAGCTTTCTGTTAAATGTAACATCTTATTGCACAAAAATActgttgaaattattaaagctCCCAACTTCAGCGgattaaaaagttttcaataaatatattttggtaGAGGAGGctgcaaataaaaatcaaaaatctgATAATCtttggttaaaaattaatcttaaATTTAACATACGAGTAACGATTCATTTGCTACGTTCTGCACCCACTTTCAGGTATTCTACCTCCAGCTTCCTAGTATGTACTTCTACAGTGAACAACTCTCTTGTGCTAAGTtggaatttttactaattcttAAAGCTATTAGCTGCTTAGACCATGTTGCCCATGAAGTGCAAAAAAACTATATTGTTCCAATATAAAAATCGTTAATTCATCATTTTGTTACGTATATTATTTTGGAATGTATTGTTCAACGTTTCGTTCTTGCATGACATAGTTGTATTGCACGACTAAGCAATGTACTACAAAAATATGAAGTAACTAAATTGCGGTAACAACTAAAtgtacttaaaaaaaacatgccCATAACAATAACATCTAAGTTTTGTGCTatagaatttaataaattaaataatatacaaataaataagtacAGATTCGTATCTATATATGATATAAAAAGCAAGGTACACGTCATAAAACTGCATTAATTTTAAGCTGATATAACTTTCAAAGCGGTTTGTCTGGTCTGTCCGGAACAAATTACCACAGTTTGTTgtggtaaaattttaaatcgaaaaaTCCTTGTTCAGTTAAATGGCTTGGCGTCTTTTTCCCAGGCGTTTTGTCTGGCGTATCTGCTTTTTCCTCTTTGTTCTCGACGTCCGCACCGTTTTGcgaaatttccaatttttctatCGCTTCTTCGTCAATGTCAGTTTCTTTAGGAGGTACCTCACTTTCTacatcatcattttttttatcttccgTCTGTTCTTCACTTAGCTGTATAGAAAGAGATCGGGGACGTTCCAATTTTGGTGAAGAGCTGATTTTTTCTTCCGTTACCTGGGTTTCACTGGAatattgcaattattttctagagttttattttactgtgAGGCTATTTGTGCCCTGTGgggagaaaacaaaaaaactcaaatcaatgaaagaaaaaaaactgcaaagaaacaaaaaaaaaatacaaaagtgCAAATCACTCGACGGTGTCTTATTAAATGCATGTTTTAAAAAGCGTTTGCCAACTCAACCTCATTGCGTATAGTATTTGGCTTGTTAGATGCTGACAGTTCGTGTTTAAtcgaaatgataaataaatataacgaGGGCGGGTGAGCGAGCAATAATTTAATAGCTTACcttgtaaaatttatgatcAGCAAGAAGGCAGACAATTTGGTAATTTAAGGGGTAAGTTTGGCCAGGAATTTTATCAGGGTTAAAGTGTATTAATGACCGCTAACGCTAATCAGATTTGACGTCACGGctgtttttaatctgtttaAGTCGCCTTGATTAGATTCTATTAGTTAATGTTACGTTTTTTCTTACGGATCGGGAACTTGAGGGGGATATCCATATTCCACTGCTAACATTTCGTTTTCTATGCCTCCCATGTCACTAACAGAAAAGTACAGATGAAGAACTTTGTCGGCTTTTTTCTcgccaaaataatttcaacaaaacaaatcaaCTAGTGTAGTATCACAAGTACCGGCAAAAATTTGGCGGGAAATCTTGTTAACGATacacgttcaaatttcttACCCTTTGGCATCGTTAACTGGTTGTATGTCATTTGTCACATTTGTTCTGTTCAACTGACTTCCTTCCATATGTTGTTGAACTTCGACGTGATTTCTGATTTGATTCTGTACGCCCGACTGTGGTCTTAAATTTGCAGAATGCACACGTGACTGCGACATTGTTTCTCTCGTGGGCGCCGTCCCATATTCAGGATTATATACCGTCGTCCTATTGTTGTAGTAAACGGCGGCATTACCCGCGTTCGAGTTGGGTTGTGATGATGTTTGCCTGGGCAAATTTGCATTAGACATCACTCTCGGTTGGGGCGCTGTTTCTTGCGTTGCATACGGTGCATGTGGCACATTGATATTTTGGTTGGTCACGTTCATCCTAGACGCTACCATTTGATTATTTACATCATAAGGGCGATTCGCAACCGCTTGATTGCTATACTGCTGAGAGATATTTGTGTTCGGCATGCTTTGAGAGGCATCTGATGGGTACTGCATAGCATATTGAGACTGATACCCGACAACATTTTGTTGTACTTGAGGAGCACTTGGTGTGTTCATATTGCTGTGACCAACTGGTTGAGTTTGTTCCAGGTTTTGTTGATAAACATTCTGTTGTTGCGCGTATTGTGCATTACTCTGCGGTACCATCTGTTTATGCGCTGGATGAGGTATATTTGCTGCAGGTAATGGCTCACTGTACTGTGCAGACTGAGGTCTAGGTTGTGGTGGGGCATAAGCATTTCCTTGTGTCTGAGGTACGTAAGCGGGTGGCTGCTGATAAACATTAGCTGCAACACTATTTTGTATCATATTTTGTACTCCTTGCGCTTGTGGTATCACATTCCGACTTTGCGTCCGAGATACCACGTTTTGTGCTTGCGGTACCATATTTGTAACAGGTTGAGCCTGTGGCATCATGTCTTGTGTTTGCGGCACCATATTTGTAACAAGTTGAGCTTGTGGCATCATGTTTTGTGCGTCACCCTGCGCCTGTGGTACCATATTTTGTGTGTGGCCTTGAGACTGTGATACCATATTTTGTATGTGACCTTGAGATTGAGGCACCATATTTTGTACGTGACCTTGATGCTGCGGTACCACATTTTGCGTGTGGCTTTGAGACTGTCGAACCACATTTTGCGTCTGCTGTGCCACGTTAGGTGCGTGGGCTTGATTCTGTGGAACCACATTTTGCACTTGACTACCTTGAACCTGGGGTACCATCATTTGTGCATGCGACGCGATGTCTTGTGGCTGACTTACGCGACCGTGCGGCATCATGTTTTGTATTTGATTTGCTTGAGACGGCGGCATCATTCCTTGCATCTGACTTACTTCAGTCTGCGGTACCATATTGTGTCCTGGATTTGTTTGTACGTTGTACTGCACCGGGTACTGTTGTACCGGTTGCACTCCTTGCCCATTATACTGGGCAGGATAAGACTGCGGGGCGACCGCTTGTGGCACATAACCTTGTGCATACGGACTATTTTGAGCCATGCCGGGACTTTGTACCACTCCTGAACTCTGTACGACATTGGGGTTGGCTATTCCTGGATTCAGTACCTGAGATTGATCTTGGTACATCACGTGACTTTGGTTATTGCTCGCTTGAGGCTGAGTCACGCCACTTTGATTTACTACTGCCACGTTTTGTGCATTCTCATTATTCAAGCTCGTGTTGTTCTGATCGCCGTATCTCATACTCTGCCAAATATTGTTGCTCTGTTGCTGCTGATAGTACTTGGCTTGTTCGTTGTTCTGATATGCTTCACCGATCCCGTTCAGTTTTTCGGGCGATCGATGGTATACATCGGGGGTACTTTGGGAAACGTTTGGATTTCCGGGGCTGGTGAAGGGATCAAGGATTAAACGCCGCGATAGGGGTTCGTCAAACTTACCTGATAACAGGAGCGTTCTGGTAATTGGTTTCGGGAGCCGATCTAACACCGTCAACACTAAATACTTTGCATGCAATAAACTGTAGAAATTCATCATGAGAAACTTACCCCGTGGGTTCTGTATTTTTTGGTATGGTTGATGTTTGGTTGTGTATTATCTGTAATTACACAATTATCAGCGATGAGAGTTTGCCCGGAAAGTTACGTGGTTATTATGGTTATACCTGGCCCATACTGCAAGGGGGCCTCGGAGCCCCGTACCGCCCCAATGGTGATGCATAAGTTGACGTTTGTAAGCCGTTAGCCGACTGTTTTTTCCCAGGAGTGCTAacactaaaattaattgttagtATACGAACAGCAATAGAAAGGGGTGGTTGTGAGGGATTATGACTTTTATTAAGAATATTAGCTAGTTACACGTAATTACTGGATGAATTTGAAGACGAACCTGTGACTAAGTTCCACCGTGCCGTTTTTCTCTGGACTAGAGGGAAAGAAACCGTCGAAAACAACGTAATTGTTCATCTGCTTCACCGGATTGTTCAGAGTGTAGTGTTTGTTGAGgaaacctaaaaatttttcgCTCGGCCTATCAATAGCCATCTTGACCGGCTCGACGCTCTCGGTCTAGAAATCAAAATCAAACATTATACACAattcacgtttttttttcgtgttttTGAAGACATCCACAGGTGAAACGAGCCTTTATCACACCACCTAATTGGCTTGTCTAATTTACCGCTTTCCTACGTGAGGGCGTGATATGCAAATTCATTAACGAATACTTCCGCTTTCACGATAACAATTGGTGATACTATAGATTACAACCCACGTTTCGCGAGTGCAGGTATGTACTCGTAAAAATCTGACCGCACCTGTTCTTCAAAACGTGTGACGTATTTTCTGCTTATTAATGAATACATAGTTAGTTTCTTGGCGAACAACTAACGTTTCCGTCAACAGTTTGGACTACTTTCAAGGAAGAACAATAGTTTTTAGGTCACGATGTGTACTTTGCATATGGTGCAAAATTACAGATGAAATTGTATGCATGTATTATTTACCTATATCACGCAACGGATCCGTATCGTGTACTCGATCTTATCGAAAACAAAAGTAACCTTGACATGGACGAATGTGGTGTGTCTTGTGTTCATAATTCATGTTCGATGTCGAAAAAAGGGTTGGTAGTGATGTCGATGCGTCCGTTGCATGATGGTTCGAAGTATTTCGGTTCGCAGTGCTTTGTTAGGTTGTTTGCATGAGATTCCAGATTGGTATCGGTGACGAGTTCACCATCGACTTTCGTCCGTGGTTGTGATTAATGTGTTGCTATTTACCCGCCTTTGATTTTTGACATGGAATGGTTTTCTCTCCTGTCAAACTGAATACATAATACGTCATCGACATCGAACACTCAATTTATAGCATTTTTTTCGAGATTCTATCTCGCACCTCGTTCATTAAACCTGAGCAAACGGGAGTGGATCGAAATAAATAGGTCATCAACAATATTAAGAAGAAATATtgattttccatttttaaaatgcctAACCTACTTAAGCGTTTATTGATGAACCCATTTGCCGCATAAAATAATGTTGGATAGATGTTTCACACAATATGTAATACATACCTACCTAATATTCAGACTGATTCAGTGATTCACGTAACTTTCCCATCCtgacgaaatttaaatacagccagtaataggtacatttttcattcataacttgattcaaaaacatgaataatttaaaacttttgtATGGATTGGACATCCCCCACAAAAGTCGCAATTACAAACTGACTCATCAGATATCAGTATCATATCGATCGTCATCggagcacattttaattaacaaaaaagatttcagaattatacaaaaagGAATTGTCAAGCGATTGTCAATAATGCCAGGAGTGTTCAGATTTCATagtaaataaatgtatcaaGTTACGAATTACTggctacatttaaaatttcgttaggatcggaaagttatgtgaatcagtctgtacaCCTGTTTTCCCAGAAAGAACTCTGTGTTCCAACGTGAAATACATTCAGCTATAATATAACAagtggtatgattattatcgatgatgttatgagtgaaattgtgctggagatttcacgagtccgaaggacgagtgaaatgtcctgcttcaatttcacgaatttaatatcatcgatgattaatcataccacgtgttatattcgatgagacaatatagtgaatgaaatacaaaattattcatttatttgtcaaattgacaaatttatttcaatcaaaaatcgtaacgacgaaagtaaataagaaaataatttttttgttttttataatcgctgtgatagccatgcaactaaggacttttacgcgttttcattggatcattcacgatcacgtgatacatgaattatattgtcagttataataccacgagtagtcaaagattgtcgaatatttttgtggtggtatCACGAATGGTCATTCGCTTTATGAACACCATGAGTGCGTAGCACGAATGGTGTTCAAAAGCGTAAAAATATtcggaaaaatattctactatctttgactacgagttgtattcaacagactattcaatgaaccaaatcaatgattaaaataaaaattttcaaagctaGTTC encodes:
- the LOC138133722 gene encoding transcription factor SPT20 homolog, which translates into the protein MEFKFAVNDVFKQPIVKIGSNLVPPGFTGDRRAFWDVVGKVSEVVNAMGEASAAAQGLTKPITTAERLRNSEHNIYVLIDHNAGNGRGAVTGMLKVGKKGLYVFDRNGQHYQVSPPCVLDFYVHESRQRTGLGKRLFEHMLQTESVEPVKMAIDRPSEKFLGFLNKHYTLNNPVKQMNNYVVFDGFFPSSPEKNGTVELSHSVSTPGKKQSANGLQTSTYASPLGRYGAPRPPCSMGQIIHNQTSTIPKNTEPTGVDGVRSAPETNYQNAPVISPGNPNVSQSTPDVYHRSPEKLNGIGEAYQNNEQAKYYQQQQSNNIWQSMRYGDQNNTSLNNENAQNVAVVNQSGVTQPQASNNQSHVMYQDQSQVLNPGIANPNVVQSSGVVQSPGMAQNSPYAQGYVPQAVAPQSYPAQYNGQGVQPVQQYPVQYNVQTNPGHNMVPQTEVSQMQGMMPPSQANQIQNMMPHGRVSQPQDIASHAQMMVPQVQGSQVQNVVPQNQAHAPNVAQQTQNVVRQSQSHTQNVVPQHQGHVQNMVPQSQGHIQNMVSQSQGHTQNMVPQAQGDAQNMMPQAQLVTNMVPQTQDMMPQAQPVTNMVPQAQNVVSRTQSRNVIPQAQGVQNMIQNSVAANVYQQPPAYVPQTQGNAYAPPQPRPQSAQYSEPLPAANIPHPAHKQMVPQSNAQYAQQQNVYQQNLEQTQPVGHSNMNTPSAPQVQQNVVGYQSQYAMQYPSDASQSMPNTNISQQYSNQAVANRPYDVNNQMVASRMNVTNQNINVPHAPYATQETAPQPRVMSNANLPRQTSSQPNSNAGNAAVYYNNRTTVYNPEYGTAPTRETMSQSRVHSANLRPQSGVQNQIRNHVEVQQHMEGSQLNRTNVTNDIQPVNDAKGDMGGIENEMLAVEYGYPPQVPDPLKTAVTSNLISVSGH
- the LOC138133811 gene encoding inactive phospholipid phosphatase 7, which codes for MSKTEKRQVPPALKQVLRFDEEVTKRFVLWANKFLPLRSLRIHYKALEITCHGIPWFAFWIAFTWLFNNSSLVQMQVNMLIGLFLDIIFIAVAKAYFRRRRPVANTDDALGQIGPDVFSFPSGHASRAVFVAYFFINLYQLPVLCVPPLIAWVTAICLSRILMNRHYILDVVGGICFGLIVAWIISFIWLDADAANYLMSFLSDDKIDGGDYHV